DNA sequence from the Ramlibacter agri genome:
GTAGACACGGGAGGATGCGCCACGCCCTGTAGGACAGGACCCACAGGCTCTGCCAGACAGCAGCCCTAACTGCGGCTCCAGCCCAGCCGCGCAACCCCATCCTCGTGCAATCGCGACTATGCTGGCCCAGCCATGAATTCCGCTTCTGATTCCGGCACCCGCCACCACACCGTGCTCGTGGTGGACGACAACGCCACGTCCCGTTATTCCCTGTCGCGCGTGCTGCGCGCCGCGGGCTTCGCCACGGTGGAAACCGCGGGCGGGGCCGAGGCCCTGGAGATGGCCGCCAAGGAGGGCGTCGCCGCCATCGTGCTGGACGTTCACCTGCCGGACCTGCACGGCTTCGAGGTCTGTCGCCTGCTGCGCAGCCAGCCGGCCACTTCCACCTTGCCGGTCATCCACGTGTCGGCGGTCCATGTGCAGCCGGACGACCACGCCACCGGCCTGCGCACCGGCGCCGACGCCTACCTGGTCAGCCCGGTGGAACCGCAGGTGCTGGTGAGCACCGTGGAGGCGCTGATCCGCTCGCGCGCCTTCGAAGCCGACGTGCGCCACAGCGAGATGCGCTTCCGCGGCGTCTTCGAGAACGTCGCGGCCGCCATCGCCCTGGTCGATGCGGAAAGCCGCTTCGTCGAGGCCAACGAGGCCTTCGCCGCGCTGGTCGGCCAGCCGCGCCAGCAGTTGGAAGGCCGCCGCGTCGCCACGCTGGCGCCGGCGCGCTGGACCCTGCAGGTGGAGCAGGCAGTGACCAAGTGGAGCCAGTCCTGGCAAGGCGAGTTTCCTCTGCGCGCGGCCGACGGCACGCACGTGCAGATCTCCTGGTGCGTGACGCCGCACGTCGAAGAGGGCTACGCGGTCGCGTATGCCCGTCCGGCGCACGCTTCCTAGTTCAGCGGGCTTGGGCAGGCTGGGTTGCGCGCCAGCGCCCCCCAGCAGTCACATCGCCTTGAACAAGTGCGCGTAAAGCCGGCTCACGGCCAGCTTGTCCTTGCGCCCCTTCAAGGCCAGGTGCAGTTTCCCCGCCTCGTCCCGCAGCACGCTCTCGATCGCGGTCGCCCGCACAACGGTTCCGCGATGCACCTGCCAGAACAGGTTCGCATCCAGCTGCGGCAGCAGCTCCTTCAGCGGCGTGCGGATCAGGACCTCGTGCTCGCCGGTCACCACCCGCACGTACTTGTCGGCCGCCTCGAAAAACACCACTTCTTCCACCGGCACCATGCGGATGCTGCTGCCCACGCTGGCCTGGATCACCTTCAGCTGCGCGGCCGGCGCGGCCGGCGCGCCGGCCAGCAGGTGGCGCAATTGCTCCAGCGTGGCGTCCATGGGCAGGCTGGCACGGCGCGCCAGCACGCCGCGTACCTTCTCCACCGTCTTCTGCAGGCGGCTCGCCTGCACCGGTTTCAGCACATAGTCCACCGCCTGCGCCTCGAAGGCCTGCACGGCGTACTGGTCGTAGGCGGTGACGAACACCAGCGCGGGGAAGGGCGCGTCGGCGGGCCAGGCATCGGCCAGGTCGGCCGCCGCTTCCAGGCCGCCCTGGCCCGGCATGCGGATGTCGAAGAACAGCACCTCGGGGCGCTGCTGCAGCGCGGCCTCCACCGCGGCGGCGCCGTCGCCGACCATGGCCAGCACTTCCAGCTCCGGCCAGGCACGTTTCAGTTCCGCCTGCAGCGCTTGCGCGAGCAGCGGTTCGTCTTCGGCGATCAGGGCGGTGGTCACTGGCAAACCTCCATGCTACGCATTGCGGTACTCGCCCTTGGGGCGGCCCTGCGGGCTCATGTCGCGGCGAGGGGCAGGGTGATGCGGGTGCGCGCGCCCGTGCCCGGTGCGCTCTCGAATTCATAGCGGGCGGCTTCGCCATAGAGCGCCGCCAGGCGCTGGCGCACCTGCGTCAGGCCGAAGCCGCCGCCGTTCGGGGCGGGCGCGCCGGCGCCGGCGCCGGCGCCGCTGTCGCTGATCTCCAGCACCAGCTGCGCGTCTTCGCTGCGGGCGCGCACCTCGATGCGGCCGCCCTGCACCTGCGGCTCCAGGCCGTGCTTGATGCTGTTCTCCACGATCGGCTGCAGCAGCAAGGTTGGCACCGGGCGCGCCGCCAGCTCCGGCGGCAAGGCCAGTTCGTAGGCCAGGCGCGGGCCCATGCGGATGGACATCAGCTCCAGGTAGTCGTGCAGCCGGTCGAACTCCGCCTGCAGCGAGTGCGTGGTGGTGCGCGAGGCGTCCAGCGTGGCGCGCAGGTACGCGATCATGTGGTCCAGCATCTGCTGGGCCCGCGCGGGGTCGATGGCGATCAGCACGCGCAGGTTGGCCAGCGTGTTGAACAGCATGTGCGGTTCCAGCTGCGTCTCGAGCAGCTTCAGGCGCGCCTCGTTGGCGTGGCGCTGCGCCTCGCCCATCTTGCGTTCCAGGTAGCTGCTGCGGCCGGCGCTATAGAAGTAGTAGCTGCAGGCGATGGTGGCCAGCACGGTGATCATCACCGAGCTGCGCGTCTCGGCCGCCAGGTCCGTGGGCGGCGGCCCCTGGTACAGGTGGAAGTGCAGGCACAGCACGTCGCCGATGAAGTTGCCCGCGAAGAAGCCGATGACGATGCCCACGATGACGATGGCCACCCCGGGGAAGCCCTTGGGCCAGCCGGTCTCCTCCGACGAGGGCAGCAGGTGCCGTCCCAGGTCGATGAAGGCCCAGGTCACCATGCCGATGGCCAGCGAATACACCAGCGGCGGGCCGTAGCCGCGGTCCGGGATGAAGAAGTACTGGATGCTTGCGATGGCCAGGCAGAAGGCCATCACCTGCAGCATGTTCCGCAGCTTGGCGACGAGGTCGATGCTCATGGCAGCCGGGACTGCTCGCGCTGCAGGCGCTCGCGCTCGCGCGCCACCATGCGCTCGCGCAGGCCGCTGGACGAACCGAGCACGAAGACCGAGACGCCGTGCAGCACCACGCCGATGCCCCAGCCGATCGTCGGGAACCAGGTCCAGCGGTGGTGGCCCATGCCGAAATACGCGCCCAGGAACCAGGCGAGGTTGAACAGCACGTAGATGCAGGCATGCATGTACCAGCCAAGCTTGGCGCCCGCGCGCTTGCGGGCGAGTCTCTCGATCTGTTCGGGGCTGAGCGGCTGGTGCATCTCGGACGATTCTAGGGGAGCAGGTGTTGTTGCAAGAACTGGGTGATGCGCGCATGGGCCTGCGGCACCAGGGCGCGGTCGAAGCCGGCCGGGTCGGCGAGCAGGCGCACTTCGGGGCCGTGCAGGTCGGGCGGCAGGGGGGACATCAGCGAGCCGTGGCCGGCGTCGGCCAGGTTCGACACCATCGTGCAGTTGCTGCCGCAGGACCTGGCGACGACGTCGATGTGGTACGCCGGCTTCAGCCAGATGTCCTGGCCGTTGCGCACCAGTCCCAGGGGCACCTTCGGGTGCGCCAGCGAGGTGGGGTCGAAATCGGCCGCCAGCGGCACTTCGGCCACGATGGCGGCGATGCGCGGGTCGGTATGGCCGTACCAGGTCGCGTCGTCCAGGCGGTGGCGGATGGCGAAGCGGGCGCCGGCCTTCTTCAGGCCGTCGGCCCAGGTCCCGTGCAGTTCCAGCATCGTGCCCACGCAGGTGGGGAAGTCGTCGTCGATGTGCACTTGGCAGTGCGCGCTCAGCGCCGCGGGCGACCAGCGGCCGCCGGCGAGCGTGAGCGCCGTGTGGCCCCCGGCCGACATGCCCCACATGCCGACGCGGTCCAGCGAGAGCAGGGGCGCGAACTGCGGGTCCGCGGCGATCGCGTCGATGGCGCGCGACACTTCGAACGGGCGGCGCTTCCAGGTCTGCGGGCCGACCATGCTGTGGTCGTGCCAATTGTCGCCCTTGTGTTCCGGCAGCGCAGCGACGAAGCCCGCTTCGGCCAGCCGCATCGCCAGGTCGCTGTAGACCCAGGGGGAGCCGCCGGAACCGTGCGACATCACCACCAGGCGGCCGTTGCCGCGCACCGGCGCGGCCCCCCAGGCGACTTGCAGCGTGAAGGGGCCGAGCACCTTGGTCTGGGCGGGCGCGTTGGTCGGGTAGAACACGGTGACCGGTCCGTCGCCTTCGAGGCCCGGCAGTTCCCGGACTCCGACGCCGGCGTGCGCCGCGGCGGCCAGCAGTGCGAGCAGCACCACGCCGGCATAGCGCAGGAGGGCGGGCTTCATTGCAGCCGCTCCCGTTCCTGCAGCAGGCGGCGGCGTTCCTCGGCCACCATGCGCTCCCGGAGGCCGCTGGTCCGTCCGAACACCACCAGGCCATGGATCGCCAGGCCGATGCCCCAACCCGCCGCCGGGAAGAAGGCCCAGGCATGGGAGCTCATGGCGGAGATCATCGCCAGCAGGGCGTTGACGGCAACGTACACGGTGGCATGGATGTACCAGCCCATCTTGGCGCCGGCGCGGCGGCGGGCCTGTTTCTCGAGGTCGTCGGTCAGCATGGCGGTTCTCCTGGCGAAGTTTGGGGTTCAGGCGGCGAGGACGGCGCGGGACGGCAGGGCCAGGCGCCACAGGCGGGCGGTGCGGCCGACGAACAGGCCGGTGAAGGCGCCATACAGGCCGGCGACGGTCAGGGCGTACTGGCTGTCGCGCATCAGCTGGGGCGCGATGGCGAGGTCGACGCCGACCACGTACTTGACGAGGAAGATGCCCACGATCAGCAGCAAGGGCACCACGCTGCCGGGGATGGCGAATGTGCGGGTGGCGGCGTCGTAGCGGGCGTTGGCGGACAGGCGGGCGACGAAGGCGCCCACGATCACCGCGGCGGCCAGCCACAGGCCCAGGGCCTGGGTCAGCAGCGGCGAATTGCCGAAGGCGGAGACCATGCCCCAGACCGAGAAGCCGGTCATGGCCACGGGCATCAGGGAAACGCGGGCCAGGCTGGCGGTGCGGGCCCGCAGCTGGCTGGCGCCGAGCGCGGCCAGGGCGGTGGCCAGGCCCCACACCCAGGTGGGCGTGCTGCGCAGGATCTGGCCGATGGCTTCGGGGTGCTGGTAAACGAGCTGGATGATCATGGGGCTCTCCGGTTGCGATGGACGCACTGTGCAAGGAGAGCCCCGCCGCCACCACGCGGCTGCGACGGAATGCGGGCGGCGGGCCGTGAAATGCAGCCCGCGGGGAGTCAAACGCGGCGCCGTTCAGCGGCGCCCAGGGGCCTCAGGCCCACATCCGGCGGTACTTTTCGGCCAGTTCCTGCTGCCGCCGGACGATGTTGGGCACGTCCGGGTGCGTGGGGCTGATCTCGGACATGGCCCAACGGTAGAAGGCCTGGGCGACCACCACATGGAGGAGGCTGATGATTTTCATGCCGGCTATGGTGCCGGGGCGGGGCGACGGCACTGTAGGCTCGGCGCGCGTGGCTTCCCGGCGTGAAAGCTACGCGGCGTGTCGGACAAGTTCAACGGCTGAGGCACGCGGCTTGTAACGGCGCGGCTTCCGGTCAGGCTGGCCGGCGATAATCCGCCCTTTTTGCGGGAGCGTACGTGGACCTCGTCTTGCTGGTGAAAGCCGCCATCATGGGCATCGTGGAAGGCTTGACGGAGTTCCTGCCGATCTCCAGCACGGGCCACCTCATCCTCACGGGTGCCTTGCTGCACTTCGACGACGAGAAGGCCAAGGTGTTCGACATCGCCATCCAGACCGGCGCCATCCTGGCGGTCATCCTGGTCTACTGGCAGCGCATCCGCGAAACCATCGTCAAGCTGCCGAGCGACCGGCAGGCCCAGCGTTTCGCCACCAACGTGCTGGTCGCCTTCTTCCCGGCCGTGGTGCTGGGCCTGGCTTTCGGCAAGGCCATCAAGGAACACCTGTTCACCGCGCCGGTCGTCGCGACTACCTTCATCCTGGGCGGCTTCATCATCCTGTGGGCCGAGCGCCGCAACCACAAGGTGCGGGTGCAGGAAGTCGACGACATGACCTGGCTGGACGCCCTGAAGCTCGGTTTCGTCCAGTGCCTGGCGCTGATCCCGGGCACCAGCCGCAGCGGTTCCACCATCATCGGCGGCATGCTGCTGGGCCTGTCGCGCAAGGCGGCCACCGAGTTTTCGTTCTTCCTGGCCATTCCGACGCTGATCGGCGCCGGCGTGTACAGCCTGTTCAAGGAGCGCGCACTGCTGTCGGCTGCGGACATTCCGCTGTTCGCCGTCGGCCTGGTGTTTTCCTTCCTGGCCGCCTGGCTGTGCGTGCGCTGGCTGCTGCGCTACATCTCCTCCCACAGCTTCACGCCTTTTGCCTGGTACCGCATTGCCTTCGGCATCATCGTGCTGCTGACGGCCTTCACCGGCTGGGTGGACTGGCGCGATTGACGCGGCGGCGGTAAGGCCGCCAGCCGCCTTCGGGCTGCGCCAGCCGGTCGGCGACGACGCGCAGCACCTCCGGGTGCGTCGCCATGCCCAGGTGGCTGGCGTGCACCTCCACATTCTCCACTTCCGTTCCGGGCGGCTCCACGCAGCCGCGCCAGCTGACCATCCCGTCGCTGCGGCTGTAGATGGAGGTGGTGGGCACCGGCGGCCGCGCGGCCAGCTGCGCCTGCAGCGCCGGGGTCAGCTTCGACGAGTCGCCGCCCATCAGCGTGTAGAGCGTCCCGGCATGGTTGCCGCGGCCCAGCGAATGGGCCGGCGTGGCCAGGGTGACGACTTGGCGCACCGCCTGCGGGACGCGCTTGGCGACTTCCCGCGCGTAGATGCCGCCCAGGCTCCAGCCGACCAGGCTGACGCGCTTTCCGGACTGTTCCTGCAGCGCCAGCACGTGCTCGGCCAGCGGTTCGAGCCATTCATCCAGGCGTCCCTCCGGACCGGTATTGATGCCGCGCTCCCAGTCGTGCACCGAGAAGCGGCAACTGCGCAGGTAGGTGCGCAGGTCCGACGTGCCCAGCGGACCGGACCCGAGCCCGGGATAGAGCACGACCGGATGGCCGTCGCCCTCGTAGTGGGGCAGGTGCTTCAGCCGGTTGGCGCACAGGTCGAGCAGGGCGCGCAGCGGTTCGGCGAAGAGCAACCCGAGCGGCGGGGCGGTGAAGGCAGTGGCTGCCGGAGTAGGACGCATGGAAGTCAATCTGGACCATTTGCGCGAACCGCCGTGTGGGCGCGCGCATGACACGCTCGTAGGACAGCAGAAGCAAACCCTGCCATCCGCCTGCAACTTCTGAAACGAAAAGCAGTACCGGCCGCAACCGGTCCGCACCGGGCGATCACATGGCCAGCAAGGCCGCCTCGATCGCCGCCGCGGTCGCCAGCGGCTTTTCCATCGGGAACAGGTGGCTGCCTTCGAGCATCATCACGCGGCCTTGCGTGACCTTCTGCGTCATCGCCATCCCGACCTGCTTCATCTCCTCCGACTCGAGCCCGCCGATGAAGGCAGCCGGGCACTTCAGCGGATGCTTGGCCAGCATCCGGTCGAGGTTGTCGGGGATGGTGTTGTAGATCGCCGTCTCGATCTCGCGATCGAAGCCGAGCACGCGCTGGCCGTCCTCGTCGTGCGTGCCGTGCGTGATGTAGTCGGCCAGCACCTGCGGTTCCCAGTGCGCGAAGGCCTTCTTGCGGCGGAAATTTTCCAGCGCCTCCTCGCGCGAGGGCCAGCGGTTCTTGCGCTTGCGGCTCACCGCGCCAGGCGAGATGGAGCCCACCAGCGGCGTGCGCTTGACGGCGCGCAACGCATGCGACTTCCAGCCGCCCAGCAGCGGCGAATCCAACATCAGCACGCCGCGCGCGAGCTTGGGGTGCAGGGCGGCGCACATCACGCTCAGGAAGCCGCCCAGCGAATGCCCCACCAGGAAGGCCGGCTCGCCGGCCTTCTGCACCTCGCGGTCGGCGAAGTCGTGCAGCTGCTGCACGAGATGGGGCCAGTTGTTCGAAGGCGCGTACTGCGGCTCGTGGCCGAACTTCTCCACCGCCTTCACCAGGAAGCCGCGCGAACGCAGGCTCTTGAAGAGGACGGTGTAGGTGCCGGCCGGAAAGCTGTTGGCGTGGGAGAAGACGACGAGGCTCAAATCAGTTTTTCTTCCGGCCGCGTGATCTTCTTCAGCGGCTTGTTGCGGCCGCCCGTGGTGTCTTCGCAGCGCAGCGGCGTGTCGGTGTGGGCGTCGTCCCAGACCGGGTCCTCCAGGCTGTCGAACACCTCGCGCAGCTTCTGCCCCCAGCCCGTGTGCAGCATGCGGTAGTACGGGTTCTGCATGTCGATGCAGACCACCTTGTCGGTCTCGTAGCGGTTCGCTTCGTACACCACCAGGTCCAGCGGCGGGCCGACCGACAGGTTGGACTTCATCGTGGAGTCCATGGACACCAGCGCGCACTTGGCGGCTTCGTCCAGGTCGGTCTCGGGCGTCAGCACGCGGTCCAGCACCGGCTTGCCGTACTTGTACTCGCCGATCTGGAAGTAGGGCGTCTCGGCCGTCGCCTCGATGAAGTTGCCGGCGGAGTACACCTGGAACAGGCGCATGTTCTCGCCGCGGATCTGGCCGCCGAAGATCAGGTTGACGTTGAACTCCACGCCAGCGTGCTTCAGCGACTGCGCATCGCGCTGGTACACGTGCCGCACCGCCTGCCCCAGGATGCGGCAGGCGTCGAACATGCTGTTGCAGTTCCAGATGGTCAGCGGCTCGGACTCGGGCGTCTCCTTCAGCTGCTCCACCTGCAGGATCTCGCGCACCGACTGCGAGATGCTCAGGTTGCCCGCCGACAGCAGCACCATGAAGCGGTCGCCCGGCTTCTCGTAGATGATCATCTTGCGGTAGGTGCTGATGTTGTCCACGCCCGCGTTGGTGCGCGAGTCGGACAGGAACACCAGTCCCGCATTGAGCTTGATGCCGACGCAGTACGTCATGGTTGGATCAGTTTCTTGAGTTGGTACAACGCATCCAGCGCCTCGCGCGGGCTCAGCGCGTCCGGGTCCAGCGCCGACAGGGCGGCCTCTGCCTTGCTCGGCGCGGACGCCTCGGCGGCGGGCGGGGGCGCGAACAAGTCTACCTGCTCGCGGCTGGATTCCTGGTGCTTCTCCAGCGCAGCCAGGGCGTGGCGCGCGTGGTTGACCACGCCGGTGGGCATGCCTGCCAGCCGGGCCACCTGGATGCCGTAGCTGCGGCTGGCCGGTCCGGGCAGGATCTCGTGCAGGAACACGATGTCCGCACCGGACTCGGTGGCGCCCACGTGCACGTTGAGCGCGCAGTGGTGCTTCGCGGGGAACTCCGTCAGCTCGAAGTAGTGCGTGGCGAACAAGGTGAAGGCCTGGGTCTTGTCGTGCAGGTGCGCGGCAATGCCGGAAGCAAGGGCCAGGCCATCGAAGGTGGAAGTCCCGCGGCCGATTTCGTCCATCAGCACCAGGCTCTGCGCGCTGGCGCCGTGCAGGATCTGCGCGGCCTCGGTCATCTCCAGCATGAAGGTCGACTGCGCATTGGCCAGGTCGTCCGCCGCGCCGATGCGCGTGTGGATGGCATCGATCGGTCCCAGCCGGCAGGCCTGCGCCGGTACGTAGGAACCCATCGAGGCCAGCAGGCAGACGATCGCCACCTGCCGCATGTAGGTCGATTTACCGCCCATGTTGGGACCGGTGATCACCTGCATGCGCTGCTTCGGGCCCATGCGCGTGTCGTTGGGGATGAAGCTGCCGCCGTGCGTCTCGGCCAGCCGCGCTTCCACCACCGGGTGGCGGCCCTGCGTGATCTCGATGCCCGGTTCCTTGATGAAGACCGGGCGGCACCAGTTCAGCGTCAGTGAACGCTCCGTCAGCGCGCATAGCGCGTCCAGCCCCGCCAGCGCACGCGCCAGGCGCGTGAGGGCCGGGATGTGCTGCTGCAGGTCGTCCAGCAGTTGCTCGTACAGCCACTTCTCGCGGGCCAGCGCGCGCTCCTGCGCCGACAGCGCCTTGTCCTCGAAGGCTTTCAGCTCCGGCGTGATGAAGCGTTCGGCGTTCTTCAAGGTCTGGCGGCGGCGGTAGTCGTCCGGCACCTTGTCCAGTTGCCCCTGCGTGACTTCGATGTAGAAGCCGTGCACCTTGTTGAACTGCACGCGCAGGTTGGCGATGCCGCTGCGGGCGCGCTCGCGCGTTTCCAGCTCCAGCAGGAAGCCGTCGCAGTTGTCCTGGATCGCGCGCAGTTCGTCGAGATCGGCGTCGTGGCCGGTGGCGATGACGCCGCCGTCGCGCACCAGCGCCGACGGGTCTTCCTTGATCGTCGCAACCAGCCGTTCGGCGCAGCCGGGCGGCGGCTGCAGGTCCGCCGCGGCACTGGAGAGCAACCCCGGCAGGCCTTGCAGCATCAGGCCCAGCTGCTGCGATTTCGAGAGCGCCCAGCCCAGGCCGACGAGCTCGCGCGGACGCACCTGGCGCAGCGCGATGCGCGCCGTGATGCGCTCCACGTCGCTCACGCCCTTCAGCTCGCCGCGCAGTTTCTGCCACAGGCCTTCGCGCATGCTGGTGATGGCTTCCAGCCTTTGCGTGGCCACGCCGCGGTCGCGCATCGGCTCCAGCAGCCAGGACTTCAGCGCCCGGCTGCCCATGCCGGTCATGCAGGTGTCCAGCAGCGAGAACAGGGTGGGCGCGTCCTCGCCGCGCAGGGTCTGCACCAGTTCCAGGTTGCGCCGCGTCGCCGGCGGCAGCTCGATGCGCTCGCCGTCCCGCACCACCTGCAGCTGCCGCACGTGCGACAGCGCGCGGCCCTGCGTGTGTTCGGCGTAGGCGAGCAGGGCGGCAGCGGCCGCATGGGCATGCTCCAAGTCCTCGGCGCCCCAGGCTGCGAGGCTGGCGGCCTGCAGCTGCTCCAGCAGCTTGCGCTGGCCCAGTCCGGCTTCGAACTGCCATTCGGGCCTGGCCGTCATGGGCAGGCCGGCCAGGCGCAGGGCCTGCAGGCGCTGCATGAAAGCCGGCGTGAGATCGGCGGCGCTGTGCAGCAGCTCGCTGGGTGCAATGCGGGCGATCCACGCTTCCAGTGCGTCGGCGTCGCATTCGGCCAGCTGCAGCGCGCCCTGTGTCACGCTCAGCCAGGCCAGGCCCACCTTGTTGCGCGGCGCCTGGTGCAGGGCCAGCAGCACCGCTTCGGATTTCTCGGTGAGGAGCTCGGTGTCGGTCAGCGTGCCGGGCGTGACCACGCGCACCACCTTGCGCTCCACCGGGCCCTTGCTGGCGCCGACCTCGCCCACCTGTTCGCAGATGGCGACCGACTCGCCGGCCTTGATCAGGCGCGCCAGGTAGTTTTCCATCGAGTGGAAGGGCACGCCGGCCATCACCACCGGCTCGCCGGCGGACATGCCGCGACGCGTCAGGGTAATGTCAAGAAGCCGCGCCGCCTTCTCGGCGTCGCCGAAGAACAGCTCGTAGAAGTCCCCCATCCGGTAGAACACCAAAGTGTCCGGATGGTCGACTTTCACCCCAAGATACTGCTGCATCATGGGGGTGTGCTTGCTGAGGTCGGGGGCGGCGGGATTCTGGCTCATTCGGCCCCGATTATCGACGGCGCTCCGGGGCGACTTCCGGGCGGATCGGCGACAATCTCGCCCCGGCCAGCAGTTCCCGCAGTTTTCCGTGCCTCCGTCTTTCCGCGACAGCGTCGCCGTTTCCCCTTCGTCCCCCCGTCCCGCAACGCTCCGCAGCTGGCTGGCCCGCTGGTGGCCGGCGCCGGTGGGCATCGATGGCCGCGAGACCTTGCGGGCTGTCGCCGGCGCTGCGCTGGGCATGTTGTTCGCCGCCGTCTTCAGCCACGCGCTGGCGGGGCCGCTGCCGATCGCGGCCTGGCTGGTCGCGCCGCTGGGCGCGTCCGCGGTGCTCGTGTTCGCGCTGCCGGCGAGCCCGCTGGCACAGCCCTGGTCGGTGGTGGGCGGCAACACCTTGTCGGCCCTGGTGGGCATCGCTTGCGCCAACCTGGTGCCGGACCCGGCCCTGGCCGCCGGCCTGGCCGTGGCCGGCGCGATCGCGCTGATGGTCACCTTGCGTTGCCTGCATCCGCCGGGCGGCGCGGCGGCGCTGCTGATGGTGGTGACGCACACCACCGGCTTCCACTTCGCGCTGTTCCCGGTGATGGGGAATTCGCTGCTGCTGGTGACCGCCGGCATCGTCTACAACAGCCTCACAGGCCGTCCCTACCCGCGCGCGCAGGGCGCCACGAGCGCGCTGGGCGTGCGGACCGTGGCCGGGCGGCGCTTCTCCGAGGCCGACCTCGAC
Encoded proteins:
- a CDS encoding ATP-binding response regulator → MNSASDSGTRHHTVLVVDDNATSRYSLSRVLRAAGFATVETAGGAEALEMAAKEGVAAIVLDVHLPDLHGFEVCRLLRSQPATSTLPVIHVSAVHVQPDDHATGLRTGADAYLVSPVEPQVLVSTVEALIRSRAFEADVRHSEMRFRGVFENVAAAIALVDAESRFVEANEAFAALVGQPRQQLEGRRVATLAPARWTLQVEQAVTKWSQSWQGEFPLRAADGTHVQISWCVTPHVEEGYAVAYARPAHAS
- a CDS encoding LytR/AlgR family response regulator transcription factor, which codes for MPVTTALIAEDEPLLAQALQAELKRAWPELEVLAMVGDGAAAVEAALQQRPEVLFFDIRMPGQGGLEAAADLADAWPADAPFPALVFVTAYDQYAVQAFEAQAVDYVLKPVQASRLQKTVEKVRGVLARRASLPMDATLEQLRHLLAGAPAAPAAQLKVIQASVGSSIRMVPVEEVVFFEAADKYVRVVTGEHEVLIRTPLKELLPQLDANLFWQVHRGTVVRATAIESVLRDEAGKLHLALKGRKDKLAVSRLYAHLFKAM
- a CDS encoding sensor histidine kinase; this encodes MSIDLVAKLRNMLQVMAFCLAIASIQYFFIPDRGYGPPLVYSLAIGMVTWAFIDLGRHLLPSSEETGWPKGFPGVAIVIVGIVIGFFAGNFIGDVLCLHFHLYQGPPPTDLAAETRSSVMITVLATIACSYYFYSAGRSSYLERKMGEAQRHANEARLKLLETQLEPHMLFNTLANLRVLIAIDPARAQQMLDHMIAYLRATLDASRTTTHSLQAEFDRLHDYLELMSIRMGPRLAYELALPPELAARPVPTLLLQPIVENSIKHGLEPQVQGGRIEVRARSEDAQLVLEISDSGAGAGAGAPAPNGGGFGLTQVRQRLAALYGEAARYEFESAPGTGARTRITLPLAAT
- a CDS encoding 2TM domain-containing protein, encoding MHQPLSPEQIERLARKRAGAKLGWYMHACIYVLFNLAWFLGAYFGMGHHRWTWFPTIGWGIGVVLHGVSVFVLGSSSGLRERMVARERERLQREQSRLP
- a CDS encoding alpha/beta hydrolase family protein — its product is MKPALLRYAGVVLLALLAAAAHAGVGVRELPGLEGDGPVTVFYPTNAPAQTKVLGPFTLQVAWGAAPVRGNGRLVVMSHGSGGSPWVYSDLAMRLAEAGFVAALPEHKGDNWHDHSMVGPQTWKRRPFEVSRAIDAIAADPQFAPLLSLDRVGMWGMSAGGHTALTLAGGRWSPAALSAHCQVHIDDDFPTCVGTMLELHGTWADGLKKAGARFAIRHRLDDATWYGHTDPRIAAIVAEVPLAADFDPTSLAHPKVPLGLVRNGQDIWLKPAYHIDVVARSCGSNCTMVSNLADAGHGSLMSPLPPDLHGPEVRLLADPAGFDRALVPQAHARITQFLQQHLLP
- a CDS encoding 2TM domain-containing protein; protein product: MLTDDLEKQARRRAGAKMGWYIHATVYVAVNALLAMISAMSSHAWAFFPAAGWGIGLAIHGLVVFGRTSGLRERMVAEERRRLLQERERLQ
- a CDS encoding DUF6622 family protein, with the protein product MIIQLVYQHPEAIGQILRSTPTWVWGLATALAALGASQLRARTASLARVSLMPVAMTGFSVWGMVSAFGNSPLLTQALGLWLAAAVIVGAFVARLSANARYDAATRTFAIPGSVVPLLLIVGIFLVKYVVGVDLAIAPQLMRDSQYALTVAGLYGAFTGLFVGRTARLWRLALPSRAVLAA
- a CDS encoding undecaprenyl-diphosphate phosphatase encodes the protein MDLVLLVKAAIMGIVEGLTEFLPISSTGHLILTGALLHFDDEKAKVFDIAIQTGAILAVILVYWQRIRETIVKLPSDRQAQRFATNVLVAFFPAVVLGLAFGKAIKEHLFTAPVVATTFILGGFIILWAERRNHKVRVQEVDDMTWLDALKLGFVQCLALIPGTSRSGSTIIGGMLLGLSRKAATEFSFFLAIPTLIGAGVYSLFKERALLSAADIPLFAVGLVFSFLAAWLCVRWLLRYISSHSFTPFAWYRIAFGIIVLLTAFTGWVDWRD
- a CDS encoding lipase family alpha/beta hydrolase, whose translation is MRPTPAATAFTAPPLGLLFAEPLRALLDLCANRLKHLPHYEGDGHPVVLYPGLGSGPLGTSDLRTYLRSCRFSVHDWERGINTGPEGRLDEWLEPLAEHVLALQEQSGKRVSLVGWSLGGIYAREVAKRVPQAVRQVVTLATPAHSLGRGNHAGTLYTLMGGDSSKLTPALQAQLAARPPVPTTSIYSRSDGMVSWRGCVEPPGTEVENVEVHASHLGMATHPEVLRVVADRLAQPEGGWRPYRRRVNRASPPSR
- a CDS encoding alpha/beta fold hydrolase; translated protein: MSLVVFSHANSFPAGTYTVLFKSLRSRGFLVKAVEKFGHEPQYAPSNNWPHLVQQLHDFADREVQKAGEPAFLVGHSLGGFLSVMCAALHPKLARGVLMLDSPLLGGWKSHALRAVKRTPLVGSISPGAVSRKRKNRWPSREEALENFRRKKAFAHWEPQVLADYITHGTHDEDGQRVLGFDREIETAIYNTIPDNLDRMLAKHPLKCPAAFIGGLESEEMKQVGMAMTQKVTQGRVMMLEGSHLFPMEKPLATAAAIEAALLAM
- a CDS encoding proteasome-type protease, giving the protein MTYCVGIKLNAGLVFLSDSRTNAGVDNISTYRKMIIYEKPGDRFMVLLSAGNLSISQSVREILQVEQLKETPESEPLTIWNCNSMFDACRILGQAVRHVYQRDAQSLKHAGVEFNVNLIFGGQIRGENMRLFQVYSAGNFIEATAETPYFQIGEYKYGKPVLDRVLTPETDLDEAAKCALVSMDSTMKSNLSVGPPLDLVVYEANRYETDKVVCIDMQNPYYRMLHTGWGQKLREVFDSLEDPVWDDAHTDTPLRCEDTTGGRNKPLKKITRPEEKLI